CGTCGATCTCGGCGCGGGCGTCGCCCTGGAGGGCCTTGGCGCCGATGAGCACCGGGCCCGAGCGCAGTGACGAGCACCGGTAGGTGCCGCTCAGGGTGAGGGTGCCGTCCGGGGCGATCTCGGCCGCCGGGGCGATGGTCACGGTGTCGGGAGCGTATTGCGCGTTCGCGGACCCGGGGAACACACAGGCCGCGACAGCGGCGGTGAGGCACACCGAGGCGATGAGCGTTGCGCGTCGTGCGTTGGTCATGCCCGCCCAACGAGCCATGGGCCCCGGGGTTTCGCATGCCCATGCGAACGGGTGACGTGCTTCCTAATTTCACGGGGGAATCCTCGGGCGGCAGATGATATCGGCATATGCCATGCCACGGCGTCTTCCCCGGCGGCCCGTCGATTAAGCGTCCCGAGGGTTACTCGGACGAGTGTTTTCTCTCTCACTTGATCGTGAGTAGTGTGTGGTCCCGCTGCCGGTGATCCACGACTCATGAGGATCGTCCGGCCTGATGCGGCCTGGCGTGAAAACCTCTGGACGGCGTTGTGCCGTACGGGGGATCGGGGAGGGATCGTGCCTGCTGGTTCATTCGACGGACAGTACGTCTGGCACCCGGCGGCCGACGACCACCGGCTCGCCCGCGCGTGCATCGACGTCAAGGCGGGGCGCGTGCTCAGCGCCGGGGACGTGCTCCAGGAGTCCCGCGGGGACTACGACCTCCGCGCCCACCGCTCCCTGGTGCTCGCCTCCGAGGCCGCCGACTCCGATCTCGCCGAGCGCTGGCTGGGGGAGGACCCCGGCCCCGAGTCCACCCTCTTATGGGCCAGGGTCGCGATGGTCCGCGCGCTGCGCGCCGCCGACGCCGGGGACCCGCGCACGGGCCTGCTCGCCGACATCGCCGAGACCGCCTGCGACCGCGCCGCCCGGATGCTGCCCGACGACCCCACCCCCTGGGTGGCGAGGCTCGCCCTCGCCCCGATCCGGCGCCCCCTCGACCCGGCGCCCCGGGGCCTGCTGACCGCGCCCCCGGGGCCCTGGCGGCTGCTCACCCGCACCCTGGGCCTCGACCCCTGGAACCGCGAGGCCCACCACCGCTTCCTCGCCTTCTTCTTCGGCCGCAACGGCGGCACCGCGAGCGCCCGCTGGGACGTCGTCACCTTTCTCAGCCACCGCGCCCCGGCCTCGTCGCCGCTGCGGCTGCTGCCCTTCGTCGCCCTCGCCGAGGAGCACGACCCGCGCTCCCTCCTCGGCTACCGTGCCTGGCACCGGCCGCAGTGGGTCACCGTCGCCGACGGGAGCTACAGCGACTGGTTCCCCTCGGTCGCCGGGTACCGCTTCACCCCGGTGCTCGATCTCTCCTATCTCGCCCACGCCCTCCATCTGGCCGGCCGGCCGCGCCAGGCCGGGGAGGTGCTGAAGGCGATGGGCCCCTATGCCGCCCGGATGCCCTGGAGCGTCTTCGGCCCCCCCGGCGAGCAACTGACCCGGGCCCGGCGGTCCTGCGGACTCCCCGTACCAGCCAGCCACTGACATGAGCCGCCCCCGTCGGCCAGACATAGGGAAAGGAGACGGTTGTGTCCGAGCGCACAACTGTCCGGAGGCCGGGAATCCCGAGGCCGAGAAGGCGTCATCGCGCGGGTGCCGAGGTGACGTTCGACGACGACGCGACCCTGCATGCGATGGGATATCCGAGAAAACTCACCCGGCGGTTCCGCGGATTCGACAATTTCGCCATCTCCTTCACCATCATCAACATTATCTCGGGTATTTTCTCCGCCTTCGGTTTCGGCATGGTGGCGGGCGGCCCCGCGATTCTGGTCTTCGGCTGGATCGGTGTCTCCCTCATGGTGCTGTTCGTCGGCGCGGCCATGGGGGAGATCGCCTCCGCCTATCCGACCAGCGGGGCGCTCTATTTCTCCGCCGGGAAACTCGCCCGGCGCCATCGCGGGGCCTGGTCCTGGTACACGGGGTGGCTCAACTTCGTGGGCCAGATCGGCGGCACCGCGGCGACGGGCTACGCCGCCGCCACCTTCATCCAGGCGTTCGTCGCGATGCAGTGGCCCGGCTACACGCCCACCGGGCAGCGGACCGTGCTGATCACCACGGCGATCCTGCTGGTGCAGGCGCTCGCCAACACCTACACCGTCCAGCTCGTCGCCACCCTCAACCGGATCTCCGTCTGGTGGCTGCTCATCGGAATGTCGGTCATCGTCGCCGCCCTCGCCCTGGTGCCCACCCGTCACCAACCCGCCTCCTTCGCCACGCATTTCCACAACGGCACCGGCTTCGACTGCCCGCTGTACGCGGCGATGCTCGGACTTCTGGTGACGAGCTGGACGTTCACCGGTTTCGACGGCAGCTTCCACATGTCGGAGGAGACCGTGCGGGCCACGGTCAACACGCCCAAGGGCATCACCCGGGCCATCGCCGCCTCCGCGGTCACCGGACTCGCGCTGATGCTCGCCCTGGTGTACGCGATACGGGATTACTCCGCCGTGGCCGGTGCCTCCGCGCCGCCGGTGCGGATTCTCGTCGACGCGCTGGGCACGGGCGCGGCCAAGCTCCTGCTGCTGGTCGTGATCGGCGCGATGCTCTTCTGCGGACTGGCCAACATGACCAGCAACACCCGTCAGATCTTCGCCTTCGCGCGCGACGGGGCGATGCCCGGATCACGGCTGTGGCACTCGGTGTCCCCCCGGACCCGCACCCCCGTCAAGGCGGTGTGGCTGGCCGCCGCCTGCTCGCTGCTGCTGATCACCCCCGCCTGGTGGTCGCACACCGCCTTCACGGCCATCGTCAGCGTCAACGTCGTGGGTCTGTACCTCGCCTACGGGGCGCCCATCCTGCTGCGGCTCCGCCTCGGCAAGGAGTTCCGGCCGGGGCCCTGGCACCTCGGCCGCTGGGGGGTCCCGATCGCGCTGACGGCCGTGGTCTGGATCGCGGCCAGCAGTGTGCTCTTCATGCTTCCGCACGCTTCCCCGATCACCCCCACCACCTTCAACTACGCGCCCATCGCGCTCGCGGCGGTCCTCGCCGTCGCCACCGCCTGGTGGTTCGCCACCGCGCGCAGACGCTTCCAGGGGCCCGTCAGCTACGGCAGCCCCGACGAGGTCGCCGCCATGGACCTGATCTGAGGAGGAACGAGGCGACCGGAGCACGACCGGCGGAACACGGCCGACCGATCACGGCCGACGGAACACAGCCGACCGATTACAGCCGACGGAACACGGCCGGCGGAACACGGCCGACCGATCACCACCACAACCGGACCGGGCACGACGCAGCGCGCGGCACGGCACCACACCGAAAGGACACCCGTACGATGAGCAACCCCCTCACCCAGGACGCGACCGGACTCACCGTCGCCCCCGCCCCGCTGGAGGACTGGCACCTCATGGCCGAGTGGGCCGCGGCGGAGGGCTGGAACCCCGGTGACGGGGACATCGCCTGCTTCCACCCCACCGACCCCGCCGGTTTCTTCATCGGCCGGATCGACGGCGAGCCCGTGTCGGCGGTCTCCGTCGTCAACTACGACGAGCGGTACGCCTTCCTCGGCTTCTACCTGGTCGTTCCCGAGGCGCGCGGCCGGGGCCTGGGCCTCGCCACCTGGCGGGCCGCCTTCCCGCACGCGGGCGATCGGCTCGTCGGCCTGGACGCGGTCCCCGCGCAGCAGGCCAACTACGAGCGCTCCGGCTTCAGCCCCGCGTACGGGAACGTCCGCTGGGCGGGCCGCCCCCGGCGCACCGGGGAGGTCGCCGCGGGCACCGTGCCCGTCACCCCGGAGCGGCTGCCCGCGATCACCGCGTACGACAGCGGGTGCCACCCGGCCGAGCGGCCCGCCTTCCTCGCCCGCTGGCTGACCGCGCCCGGCCACACCGCGTACGCGCGGCTGCGGGAGGGCCGGGTCACCGGCTACGGGGTGATCCGGCCCAGCCGTGACGGGAACCGGATCGGTCCGCTCTTCGCCGACAGCCGGGACGACGCCGAGGCGCTGTTCGACAGCCTCACCGCGCATCTCGGCCCCGAGGACGTGGTCGCCGTCGACATGCCCGAACCGCTGGCGCCCGCCGCCGCGCTCGCCGCCGACCGGGGTCTCGAAGCACAGTTCCCGACCGTCCGGATGTACACGGGCCCCGCTCCCGAGGTGCGGACGGACCGGATCTTCGGCGCCACCTCGCTCGAACTGGGCTGATCCGCCCCGGCGGCCGTCCCGTGGCCCGCTGCCGCGACCGCTCCGGGTCCGTCGGCCCGTCAGCCCGCCGGGGCGGGCGGCCCGGTCGTCCCGTCCCCGGGCGCGTAGGCCGGTGCCGTCCCCGGCGGGCTCGCCGGGGGCGGTGTGCCCGCGGGCGTCCCGGGTGACTCCGGTGACGCGGACTTCGGCGGCGGGGCCACGGACGGCGTCGGCACACCGCTCGGACAGACGCTGCCCGCCGGATACGGCGCCGGACAGGCCACCACGGCCTGCCGCGACGGCGGCGGCACGGGCCGGTCCGTCGTCCCGTCGTCCCCCGCGGGCCGGGCGAACCAGCGGTCGTTCTCCGCGTCGAAGAGGACGAACTGCGTCACGGGCGCGGGCTCGACGAACACCACCCGGGCGGGGTTGTACGCGGGCCAGGAGTCGCCCGTGACCTTCGTGCCGCCCTTCTGGGCCTCCGGCGGGGTGAGCGGATTGCCGCAGGCACAGCGCACCCGGGGCACCCCGCGGTCGTCCACCAGCACCGCCGTACCGGCCTGGAGCACCGCCTGATACGCGGTGGCCCCGCCGTTCTCGTAGCCGTGGTTGGTCACCCGGGTGTCCAGGCGCAGTTGCACGGGGGTCAGCGAGCGGAGGCGGTCGGGGACCGCGCCGGGGCCGATCCCCGCGGCCGACGCGAAGGCCCGGTTCTTCGGCGGGTCCGCCGCCAGATAGCTGATCTGCCGTTCCACATCGCAGCTCGACACCTGCACGGTGCCGCCGTACAGACCCTGGGTCGCCCCCGACACCCCCTGGGTCGTGCCGGTGTCCTGGGGAGCGGTGCTCGGCGCCCCGGTGGGCTGCCCGCCCCCCGGCCGCGCGGTCGTCGCGGTGAACGGGCGGGGGCCGGGGGAGCCGGCCGCCTCCAGGAGGAGTTCCTGCCGGGTGCCGGAGCCGCCCGGCCGGGTGAGGACGACGACGAGCACGACCGCCACGACGACGGCCGCGGCGAGCGCGGCGACCCGGGGCGCGGACCGCCACCAGGGAACACCGCCGCCCGGTTCCGGCTCCGGGGCCGCGGCTCCGCCCCCGGGTCCGCCGCCGGACGGCGGGGGCGGGGGCGGTATGGAACCGTCGCGGGTGCCGTCCGACAGCGGGCCGGACGGCGGCCCCGTGGGGTGTTCGGACGGCGGAGGCTCGGCGCTCATGGGCTCTTCCTCCCGTGGGGCGGCACCATGGGCGGAAAGGCCCTGTCGCGCCGCGTTCCGGGCATATGTCCGATCATTGTGCGCCCCGGACCGCCGTGCCCCGCAAACGGACGCGTCCAGAAGGGCGACGGCCGCCGGGCGGAGCCGCGCGGACGGACCCTCCGGCGGGCGCGCGCCCCGGGGGCTGCCTAGCGTGGCGGCGTGAGCCAGCAGCGGGCCCGGGGCCGTGACACCGCCGAGCGGGCCCCGCACGGCTGGGGCCGGGCCCTCGCGGCCGTGGCCGCCGCTCTCGCGGCCCTCGTCGTCACCGCCGCCCTCGGGAGCTGGGCCGCCGGGGCGGCCCAGCTCCCCGGCGGCGCCTTCCTCCGGGTGGTCGCCGCCGTCGTCGTGCTCGCGGTCGGCGGCACCGTCGATGCCGTGGGCGACGCCGGACCGATCGCCGGGACCCGGGCCGAGATCGCCGTCCTGCCGCTGTCCGTGACGCTCGCCGGGGCGCTCGTCCTCGCCCGCGGCTTTCTGCGCCCCCTGCGCCACCGCGCCGTCACCGGAGCCCGCGAACTCAGCGGCTGGGCCGCCCGGCTGGCCCTGCTGTGGGCACTCGCCCTGGTCCTCCTCGCGACCGCCGCCCGCGCCAGCTTCGAGATCTCGCCCGGCGGTGCCGTCTCCGAGATCGGCGCGCTGTTCGGCACCGTCCCCCGCGCCGGATTCCGCGCGGATGTCCCGCTCACGCTCGTCTTCGGACTGCTCTGGTCGGCGGGCGTGGCGCTGCTGGCCCTCGCCGTCGCGCGGGGCGCCCCGCTCCCCGCGCGGCTGCTGCGCTTCCAGGAGCCGGTCCGGCCCGCCGCGTACGCCATGCTCCTGCTGCTCATGGTCTGCGTCGTGGCCGGGCTGCTCGCCGGTCTCGTCGTCGCGGCCACCCGGGGCCGTCCCGCCGAGACCTTCGCCGTGCTGCTGCTCGGTCTGCCCAACCTCGTCTGGCTCGCCTTCACCCTCGGCCTCGGCGCCACCTGGGACGGCCGGGTCCAGGGGCCCTTCGGGCTGCCCGTGCCCCGGGCGCTCGACTCCGTGCTGCGCGCCCCCGACGGGGGCGTCGTCAACCTCTCCACCCTCTCCGCGCACGACGGGTGGGTCTGGTGGCTCCTGGTGGGGGCGGCCGTCGTGACCCTGGCCGCCGCCGTGGTCATGGCCGCGCGCTCGTCCACCGGGGTCCCGCTCCGGCGGCACGCGCTGCGCATGGCGGTCGCCCTGGTGCTGACGGTGCTGATGATCTGTCTGACCGTCGCGGTGGATGTGCGGGCCGCCCTCTTCGTGCCCGGCTTCGGCGATCTCGGCGGAGGTCTTCTCGGCGAGGTCTCCCTGCGGCCCCGGATCTGGTCGGCGCTGGGGCTCGCCGCGCTCTGGGGGCTGGTCACCGGGGTGCTCGGCGGGGCGCTCGGCCGGGCCGCAGGCGGGCGCGGCAACGGCCGCGGGCGCCCGGGAGGGCCCGGTGGGCCCAGGGGCCGATGACGACGGGCCGGGCCCATCCCGGCGGAGCGGGAGACGGTCCCGGACGGTCCCGTTCCGACCTCCGCTCCGGGGGTGTACCCGGGTCCGCCACGGGGAGCGGCGGGCCGTCCGCGACCGTGCCCGCCGCCGCCCCGCGCAGCGCCGTCACGAAGAGTCCGCAGGAGTCGTACCGTCCGTCCGGGCTCTTGGCGAGCGCCCTCGTCAGGACGGCGTCCACCGCGGACGGCAGATCGGGCCGGAGCGCGCTCAGCACGGGCGGCGCGGGTGGGGCGTCGGACTGATGGGCCCACAGCAGGGCCATGTCGTCCTCCCGTTCAAAGGGGGGTGTGCCCGCCAGGGTCTCGAAGACGACGCACACGAACCCGTGGACGTCGCGCCGGCCGTCCACCGGCTCTCCGGATATCTGTTCCGGCGCCACATGGTCCAGCGTGCCCACGAACGGTCCCACCGTGGTGAACCCGGTCGGCGACGGCGACTTCTGCGTCCGTCCGGAGTCGGTCGGACACACAGGCTCGGGGTGGTCGCTGTCGGTGCCCTCGGCGATCAGGACGCTGCCGGGTCGGACGTCCCGGTGCACCGGGACGTGGCGGTGGGTGGCGTCCAGGGCCGGGCGCGCCGGCTCCGCGCCTCCGGCGGCGGGGCGGCCGGGACGCCGTCCGGCACCCCGGCGGACACCGCCGGGAGCCGCAGCGGCAGCCCGGCCCCGTACCGCTCGTGGAAGCGGGAGACGGCGTACCGCCCCGCCCGGTCCCGCTCGCTCTCGAAGGCGTGGAACGCCGCGGGCCACCGTTCGCAACCGGAGTACGGCGCCGGTACGGCCCGGGGTGTGGCCCCGGGCCGTACCGGCGGCGCGGCTCAGGCCCGGGACAGCCGCAGGGTCAGGATCTGGAACGGCCGCAGCGCGACCCGCACCCCGCCGCCCTCCGCGAGGGCGGGCGGCTCCTCGCCGAGCGGGCGCTCCAGCAGATCCGTGACCACGGCGGAGGCCACGGGGAAACCGGTCCTCAGCACGGTCCCGGCCCGGCCGCCCAGACTCTCGTAGAGCCGGACGACGACATCGCCGGAGCCGTCGTCGGCGAGCTTCACCGCCTCCACGGTCACCGCGGGGTGGCCGCTGCTCACCACCGGTTCCCCCGGGTCCCCGGCGGGCGCCACCCGCAGCGGCAGATTGAGCGCGTACCCCTCGGCCACCGCGTCGGCCACGGTCGCCCCCGGCAGCAGGGCGTAGACGAAGCGGTGGCGCCCCTGGTCGGCCCCCGGGTCCGGCACCCGGGGCGCGCGCACCAGACTCAGCCGTACGGTCGTCGTCGTCCCGCCGTCCTCCCGGGTGGTGCGGGTGACGTCGTGCCCGTAGGTCGCGTCGTTGATCACCGCGACCCCGTACCCCGGCCGCCCCGGCTCGCCGATGTGCACCCAGCGGTGCTGGAAGACCTCGAAGCGGGCCGCCTCCCAGCTCGTGTTGGTGTGCAGGGGCCGTTCCACATGCCCGAACTGGATCTCCGCCGTGGAGTGCCCGGTCCGCAGATCGACCGGGAAGGCCGCCTTGAGGAGCTTCTCCGACTCGTGCCAGTCGATCTCGGTCTCCACGTCGATCCGCCTGCTGCCCGCGCGGACCGTCACGGTCTGGACGATCCGGGAGCCCCGGCCGAACGAGCGCTCGACGCGCACCGCGCCGATCAGCGGCCCCCGCTCGGTGACGGTGACCGCGTCCGCCGCCGTCAGATCGGTCCAGCGGTTCTGATAGTGCCGGTCGACGTCCCAGGCGTCCCAGCGGTTGGGCAGATCGCTGTGGAGCCGCAGCAGATTCCCGGGCCCGGCCAGCACCTCCCGCCCGGCCGTCAGATCGCGGACCGACGCGAGCGTGCCGTCCGGGGCGAACTCCACCCGCACCAGACCGTTGTCGAGGACCCCGTCACCGGCCGTCACCGGACGGGGACCGGCCGGGGCCGCCCCCAGCGGGGCGCTGCCGCCCGCCGGGACCTCCGTGTACACCGGCCCGTCCGGGGTGCGCACCACCTCGGCGCGGTCGTACGGCGAGGTGTTGAAGACCCGGGGCCCGCCCGGCCCCAGCGCCGTCAGCGCCCGCCCCGTCAGCTCCTCCAGCTCCGCCGCGACCCGCGCGTACTCGGCCTCCGCCTCCCGGTGCACCCAGGCGATCGACGACCCCGGCAGGATGTCGTGGAACTGGTGCAGCAGCACCGTCTTCCACAGCCGGTCCAGCTCCTCGTACGGATAGGCGTACGAGCCGGAGCGCAGCGCGGCTGCCGTCGCCCACAGCTCCGTCTCGCGCAGCAGATGCTCGCTGCGCCGGTTGCCCTGTTTGGTCCGGGCCTGACTGGTGTAGGTGGCGCGGTGCAGCTCCAGATACATCTCGCCCGACCAGACCGGGGCGTCGGGGTACTCGGCCCGCGCGGCGGCGAAGAAGGCGTCCGGGTGCTCGATCCGCACCCGCGCGGAGCCGTCCAGGTCGGCCAGCCGCCGGGCCCGCTCCATCATCTCCCGGGTCGGCCCGCCGCCGCCGTCGCCGTGCCCGAACGGGACCAGGGAGCGGTTGCTGCCGCCCTTGTCCCGGTGGTTGCGGACGGCGTGGGCCACCTCGCGGCCGGTGAACTCGGCGTTGTAGGTGTCCACGGGAGGGAAGTGGGTGAAGATCCGCGAGCCGTCGACGCCCTCCCACCAGAAGGTGTGGTGGGGCAGCCGGTTGGTCTGGTTCCAGGACATCTTCTGCGTCAGGAACCACTCGTTCCCGGCCAGCTTCGCGAGCTGCGGGAAGGCGGCGGTGTAGCCGAAGGAGTCCGGCAGCCACACCCCCGTGGTCTCGATGCCGAAGTGCTCCAGGAAGAAGCGCTTGCCGTGGACGAACTGCCGGGCCAGCGCCTCCCCGCCGGGCAGGTTCCCGTCCGACTCGACCCACATCCCGCCCACCGGGGCGAACCGGCCCGCCGCCACGGCCTCCCGGACGCGCTCCCACACCCCCGGGTACTCCTCCCGCACCCAGGCGTACTGCTGGGCCTGCGAGCAGGCGAAGACCAGCTCCCCGTACTCCTCGCCCAGCGCCGTCACATTGGCGAAGGTCCGCGCCGCCTTCCGCTTGGTCTCCCGGACCGGCCACAGCCAGGCGCTGTCGATATGGGCGTGGCCCACCCCCGACAGGGTGTGGGCGCCCGTGTGCGCGGGCCGCTCCAGCGCCGGGCGCAGCACCGCCCGCGCCGCCGCCGCCGAACCGGGGATGTCGTCCAGGTCCACGGCGTCGAGCGCCCGGTCCACGGCGAGCAGCAGCTCATGGTGGCGCGGCTCGTGCCCGCCCAGCTCCGCCATCAGTTCGCGCAGCACCGCGAGATCGAGGGACAGATGCCACACCTCCTCGTCCAGGACCGCGAGATCGGCGCTCCGGAAGACATGGAGCGGCTCGTTCCCCGCCGTCCCGGGGTCCCCCAGCGGGGTCGGGACGAAGCCCTGGCCGAGGATGTCCGGGTTGGAGGCGGCCTCCAGCAGCAGATCGACCCGTTCGCCCCCGGCCGCCGGGCGGGCCACCGGGATGTGCCGGTTGAGCGGGTTGACGGCCTTCAGCGGGGCGCCCTCGGGGGTGTGCACCAGGGCCTCCGCCTGGAAGCCGGGCCCCGCGCGGGTGAACCCCAGGTCGAAGACGGCCTCCACCCGGCGGCCCGCCCACCCCTCGGGCACGGTGCCCCGGGCCCGGAACCAGGTGGTGCCCCACGGCGGGCCCCACGCGGTGCCCGTCGTGAACGGCGCGAACGGCTGGGCCGCCGCCCGGGCGAACGGCACCGGCTCGCCCGGCGCCTGCCAGAAGGTCAGCTCCAGCGGGACGGAATCGGCGTGGACGGCGGGCTGGATGCGCTGGAGGAGGACCCGATCCACCCGGTCCTCGATCCGGCGGCGTTCGTCGTGCAATCGACACCTCCGTGTGTCGTCCGCGGCCCCGAGGCCCCCGCGGGAATCCACGGAGGTCCGCGGGGGCCTGCTCAAAACCGTCCGGGCCGGTCGTGGACCCTGTGCGGATCAGCGCAGATATCCCAGGCCGGGGTGGACGGCGGTGTACGCGTCGACCAGCCTGCGGGCCACGGTCACCGAGTCCACCAGGGGGTGCAGGGCGAAGGCCGTGACCGCCCGCGCCCGCGACCGGCCGCGCGCCGCCTCCAGCACCTCCCGCTCCACCGCCTTGACCGCGCACACCAGACCGGTGGCGTGGTCCGGCAGCGGGGACACGGCGACCGGGTGCGCCCCGTTGGCGTCGACCAGACAGGGGACCTCGACCACCGCGTCCCCGTCCAGCGCCGGCAGCGCGCCCCGGTTGCGGACGTCGAGGACGAGCGTCGTGCGCCGGTCGTGCGCGATCGCCCGCATCAGGGCGAGGGCCACCTTCTCGTAGCCGCCCGACTCCAGGTCCCGTTCGTCGCGCTCGCCCGCCCCCGCCGCCTCCCGGTTGTGCGCCATATAGGTGGCCTCGCGCTCCGCGCGGGTCCGGTCCCAGGTCTGGAGCGCCGGGGCGTCCGGCCGCTCCAGCGCCGCGTAGAAGGCGGCCTGCTGCTCCTGGAGGAACGCCCCCCGGGTCCGCTCCGCCGTCCGGTAGGCGCGGACCGTCTCCCGGTTGAAGTAGTAGTAGTGCAGATACTCGTTGGGGATCGCGCCCAGCGCGCGAATCCACTCCGGGCCGAAGAGCCGCCCCTCCTCGAAGGAGTCCAGCCGCCCGGTGTCGGCGAGCAGCCGGGGCAGCTCGTCCCGGCCCGCCACCCGTACGCCCCGCAGCCAGCCGAGGTGGTTGAGGCCCGCGTAGTCGAACCAGGCCGTGTCCGGGTCCACACCGAGGGCGCGGGCCGCCCGCCGCCCCAGGCCCACCGGCGAGTCGCAGATCCCGATCACCCGGTCGCCCAGCTCCCGGGACATCGCCTCGGTGACCAGGCCCGCCGGGTTGGTGAAGTTGATGACCCAGGCGCGGGGCGCCAGCCGGGCCACCCGGCGGGCGATCTCCTCCGCGACCGGCACGGTCCGCAGACCGTAGGCGATACCGCCCGCGCCGACCGTCTCCTGCCCCAGGACGCCTTCCGCCAGCGCCACCCGCTCGTCCGCCGCCCGGCCCGCGAGACCGCCCACCCGGATCGCCGAGAAGACGAAGTCGGCGCCGCGCAGCGCCTCGTCGAGATCCGTCGTCGCCGTGACCTCGGGCGCGTCCGGGACACCGGCCGCCTGGTCGGCGAGGACCCGGACGATCGCGGAGAGCCGGCCCCGGTCCACGTCGTGCAGCACCACCCGGGTGACCCGGCCCGGCCCGCGGTCGCCGAGCAGCGCCCCGTACACCAGCGGCAGCCGGAAACCGCCGCCGCCCAGGATGGTGAGCCTCATCTCTCCCGCTCTCTCCCGCCGTCGCACCGTGCCACCGTGCGGTGTGTCCTCGTACGTCCCAGCAGTACCCAGGGGACGGGCCGTGAAGCGCACCGGACGGGTGGGGCACCCCGGGCACCGGCCGGAAACGGCGCCCGGACTCAGCCGTGCGCCGGACCGATCCGCCGGGCCAGACCGGGATAGTCGACCACGAATCCGTCCCTGTCGACCGTGATGTCCCGCTGAAACTCCCCGGACGTGTAACGGATCAGCGCACCGCCGTCCGCGGCGGGCCCCAGCCGGGTGTACCGCTGCGGGGACGGGCGCACGGTCAGCTCGGGCACCTGGACCCACGCCATCAGGAACTCCCGCTCACCGGGCTCCCGGTGCAGCCGGTGCCGCAGCACGGGCATGCTGTTGGTGAGCGGGCACAGCCCCAGATCGCAGTCGAGAGCACCGTCCAGATCCGGCCGCGCGACCCCGTCGACACTCCACCGCCCGGTCCCGGTCCCGGTTCGGGCCCGGTGCGCAGCGCGTACGTGGTCCAGTACGGCTCCGGGACGGTCCCGACGGCCCGGCCCCGGGCCGCCAGCCACCCGGGGCCGGAGGTGACCCAGGCCGTCTCCAGACCCTGGCTGTCGAGGATCTGCCAGGTCAGACAGGTGGACTGCGGTGCGGTATCCATGGGGGCACGCTAGCCCGTCCCGTTCCCGTCCCCTCCGGACGGGGCCGTGTCCGGGTCCGGGGCGCCGCGGAAGGCCGCGAGGATGCGCTCCGCCGCCAGCG
The nucleotide sequence above comes from Streptomyces clavuligerus. Encoded proteins:
- a CDS encoding DUF6299 family protein, whose product is MTNARRATLIASVCLTAAVAACVFPGSANAQYAPDTVTIAPAAEIAPDGTLTLSGTYRCSSLRSGPVLIGAKALQGDARAEIDGARAVCDDRTHTWREQALPDGTFRPGAARGEAALVHLDNSQGFVPFPVVLNADKAPLTLRRG
- a CDS encoding amino acid permease produces the protein MGYPRKLTRRFRGFDNFAISFTIINIISGIFSAFGFGMVAGGPAILVFGWIGVSLMVLFVGAAMGEIASAYPTSGALYFSAGKLARRHRGAWSWYTGWLNFVGQIGGTAATGYAAATFIQAFVAMQWPGYTPTGQRTVLITTAILLVQALANTYTVQLVATLNRISVWWLLIGMSVIVAALALVPTRHQPASFATHFHNGTGFDCPLYAAMLGLLVTSWTFTGFDGSFHMSEETVRATVNTPKGITRAIAASAVTGLALMLALVYAIRDYSAVAGASAPPVRILVDALGTGAAKLLLLVVIGAMLFCGLANMTSNTRQIFAFARDGAMPGSRLWHSVSPRTRTPVKAVWLAAACSLLLITPAWWSHTAFTAIVSVNVVGLYLAYGAPILLRLRLGKEFRPGPWHLGRWGVPIALTAVVWIAASSVLFMLPHASPITPTTFNYAPIALAAVLAVATAWWFATARRRFQGPVSYGSPDEVAAMDLI
- a CDS encoding GNAT family N-acetyltransferase is translated as MSNPLTQDATGLTVAPAPLEDWHLMAEWAAAEGWNPGDGDIACFHPTDPAGFFIGRIDGEPVSAVSVVNYDERYAFLGFYLVVPEARGRGLGLATWRAAFPHAGDRLVGLDAVPAQQANYERSGFSPAYGNVRWAGRPRRTGEVAAGTVPVTPERLPAITAYDSGCHPAERPAFLARWLTAPGHTAYARLREGRVTGYGVIRPSRDGNRIGPLFADSRDDAEALFDSLTAHLGPEDVVAVDMPEPLAPAAALAADRGLEAQFPTVRMYTGPAPEVRTDRIFGATSLELG
- a CDS encoding DUF6777 domain-containing protein — protein: MSAEPPPSEHPTGPPSGPLSDGTRDGSIPPPPPPSGGGPGGGAAAPEPEPGGGVPWWRSAPRVAALAAAVVVAVVLVVVLTRPGGSGTRQELLLEAAGSPGPRPFTATTARPGGGQPTGAPSTAPQDTGTTQGVSGATQGLYGGTVQVSSCDVERQISYLAADPPKNRAFASAAGIGPGAVPDRLRSLTPVQLRLDTRVTNHGYENGGATAYQAVLQAGTAVLVDDRGVPRVRCACGNPLTPPEAQKGGTKVTGDSWPAYNPARVVFVEPAPVTQFVLFDAENDRWFARPAGDDGTTDRPVPPPSRQAVVACPAPYPAGSVCPSGVPTPSVAPPPKSASPESPGTPAGTPPPASPPGTAPAYAPGDGTTGPPAPAG
- a CDS encoding streptophobe family protein — encoded protein: MSQQRARGRDTAERAPHGWGRALAAVAAALAALVVTAALGSWAAGAAQLPGGAFLRVVAAVVVLAVGGTVDAVGDAGPIAGTRAEIAVLPLSVTLAGALVLARGFLRPLRHRAVTGARELSGWAARLALLWALALVLLATAARASFEISPGGAVSEIGALFGTVPRAGFRADVPLTLVFGLLWSAGVALLALAVARGAPLPARLLRFQEPVRPAAYAMLLLLMVCVVAGLLAGLVVAATRGRPAETFAVLLLGLPNLVWLAFTLGLGATWDGRVQGPFGLPVPRALDSVLRAPDGGVVNLSTLSAHDGWVWWLLVGAAVVTLAAAVVMAARSSTGVPLRRHALRMAVALVLTVLMICLTVAVDVRAALFVPGFGDLGGGLLGEVSLRPRIWSALGLAALWGLVTGVLGGALGRAAGGRGNGRGRPGGPGGPRGR
- a CDS encoding alpha-mannosidase; translation: MHDERRRIEDRVDRVLLQRIQPAVHADSVPLELTFWQAPGEPVPFARAAAQPFAPFTTGTAWGPPWGTTWFRARGTVPEGWAGRRVEAVFDLGFTRAGPGFQAEALVHTPEGAPLKAVNPLNRHIPVARPAAGGERVDLLLEAASNPDILGQGFVPTPLGDPGTAGNEPLHVFRSADLAVLDEEVWHLSLDLAVLRELMAELGGHEPRHHELLLAVDRALDAVDLDDIPGSAAAARAVLRPALERPAHTGAHTLSGVGHAHIDSAWLWPVRETKRKAARTFANVTALGEEYGELVFACSQAQQYAWVREEYPGVWERVREAVAAGRFAPVGGMWVESDGNLPGGEALARQFVHGKRFFLEHFGIETTGVWLPDSFGYTAAFPQLAKLAGNEWFLTQKMSWNQTNRLPHHTFWWEGVDGSRIFTHFPPVDTYNAEFTGREVAHAVRNHRDKGGSNRSLVPFGHGDGGGGPTREMMERARRLADLDGSARVRIEHPDAFFAAARAEYPDAPVWSGEMYLELHRATYTSQARTKQGNRRSEHLLRETELWATAAALRSGSYAYPYEELDRLWKTVLLHQFHDILPGSSIAWVHREAEAEYARVAAELEELTGRALTALGPGGPRVFNTSPYDRAEVVRTPDGPVYTEVPAGGSAPLGAAPAGPRPVTAGDGVLDNGLVRVEFAPDGTLASVRDLTAGREVLAGPGNLLRLHSDLPNRWDAWDVDRHYQNRWTDLTAADAVTVTERGPLIGAVRVERSFGRGSRIVQTVTVRAGSRRIDVETEIDWHESEKLLKAAFPVDLRTGHSTAEIQFGHVERPLHTNTSWEAARFEVFQHRWVHIGEPGRPGYGVAVINDATYGHDVTRTTREDGGTTTTVRLSLVRAPRVPDPGADQGRHRFVYALLPGATVADAVAEGYALNLPLRVAPAGDPGEPVVSSGHPAVTVEAVKLADDGSGDVVVRLYESLGGRAGTVLRTGFPVASAVVTDLLERPLGEEPPALAEGGGVRVALRPFQILTLRLSRA